In Uranotaenia lowii strain MFRU-FL chromosome 2, ASM2978415v1, whole genome shotgun sequence, one genomic interval encodes:
- the LOC129741102 gene encoding uncharacterized protein LOC129741102 encodes MSQLYDPMGLVGPVVVSCKVFVQRLWAASVEWDAPLSEDDRSWWNEFRDGIQDLQRLSIPRRVLANVDNEFTLHCFCDASERAYGCCVYVVSKGSDDRTYSQLLIAQSRVAPLRNLTIPRLELCAAVLASQMMEKVRTTTEFDGPTVFWSDSTVVLHWIRSPPPDWKPFVSNRIAEIQRSTKNSQWRHIRTDVNPADILSRGAWPSQILDNDLWWHGPDFLVAAPEFWPPVLPTSNLQSVDRDEMNIEKRQHDSLLSRFAELSRLLKVVAWCLRFYHNFRLPVGFRRVGVLTPSEIEDALKALIRLEQASGFQAELHQVQVSKQTNTPLEFHAKSPLKGMNILYDSEGFLRLDGRLRNLNKSFDSKHPYILPADGKLSLLLARSLHLQTAHPGPSLLLATMRQRFWPLQGRILVRKIVRNCVTCFRCRPTLAHQQMGPLPAVRLNPARVFSRCGLDYCGPFNVRPLYGRGASLKMYVAVFVCLSVKVKAVHFEVVPNLTSSACINAIKRFVGRRGRLLELHCDNATTFVGANSEMKAIRQQYLQQFRTNQWDNYCLDSGISFHFIPARSPHFSGLWEAGVKSFKYHFRRIFGGRSYTYDEFSTAVGQIEGTLNSRPLIPLTDHPDDLEVMTPGHFIIEEPLFSIPEPEIAEPRWSRDYVSQLQQRSKWRQAVKNVDVGNLVLLRHDNLPTYQWNLGRVDETIKGEDGLVRVVLVRTARGVFRRAVTEICVLPVDTADGDDIDADEAGDQGGAAVQEG; translated from the exons ATGTCGCAATTGTATGACCCCATGGGTCTCGTCGGGCCTGTAGTAGTCAGCTGTAAAGTGTTCGTGCAACGGCTGTGGGCTGCAAGTGTCGAGTGGGATGCTCCACTTTCCGAAGACGATCGCTCCTGGTGGAATGAATTTCGTGATGGTATACAAGATCTCCAACGTCTCTCCATCCCCCGTCGTGTTTTGGCTAACGTCGATAATGAGTTCACATTGCATTGTTTCTGCGATGCGTCGGAACGTGCCTATGGATGCTGTGTGTATGTGGTAAGCAAGGGATCAGATGATCGTACTTATAGCCAGCTGTTGATCGCTCAGTCTCGCGTCGCACCTCTTCGTAATCTGACCATTCCGAGACTTGAGCTGTGTGCGGCAGTTCTAGCCAGCCAGATGATGGAAAAAGTACGGACAACAACAGAATTCGATGGACCAACGGTGTTTTGGTCCGACTCAACTGTCGTGCTACACTGGATTCGATCTCCACCCCCAGATTGGAAGCCTTTCGTATCGAATCGAATTGCCGAAATACAGAGGTCAACAAAAAATTCCCAGTGGAGACACATTCGCACCGATGTCAACCCAGCTGATATCCTTTCTAGAGGGGCATGGCCCTCCCAGATTCTCGACAACGATCTTTGGTGGCATGGACCAGACTTTCTCGTGGCCGCTCCGGAGTTCTGGCCACCCGTTTTACCAACCTCCAACCTTCAATCTGTGGACCGAGACGAGATGAACATTGAAAAGCGTCAAC ATGACTCGTTGCTCTCACGATTTGCCGAACTCAGCCGACTGCTGAAGGTCGTAGCCTGGTGCCTTCGTTTCTACCACAATTTTCGCCTGCCAGTTGGTTTTCGTCGTGTTGGAGTTCTGACCCCATCGGAAATTGAAGATGCGTTGAAAGCTTTGATACGTCTCGAACAAGCTAGTGGCTTCCAAGCAGAGCTGCATCAAGTACAAGtgagcaaacaaacaaacactccTTTGGAATTTCATGCCAAATCGCCTCTCAAGGGCATGAATATTCTTTACGACAGCGAAGGATTTTTACGTTTGGACGGTCGATTGCGCAATTTGAACAAATCGTTCGATTCAAAACATCCATACATTCTCCCAGCCGACGGAAAACTAAGTTTGCTGCTGGCACGATCATTGCATCTGCAAACTGCTCACCCAGGACCATCTCTCCTACTCGCAACGATGAGGCAGCGCTTTTGGCCCTTGCAAGGCCGAATCCTAGTCCGCAAGATAGTCAGAAATTGCGTGACTTGTTTTCGCTGTCGACCAACACTAGCACACCAACAAATGGGTCCTCTACCGGCAGTGCGACTTAATCCAGCTCGAGTATTTTCCAGATGTGGTCTGGACTACTGCGGGCCATTTAACGTTCGTCCGTTGTACGGGAGGGGGGCAAGCCTAAAAATGTACGTCGCGGTATTCGTTTGCCTTTCGGTGAAGGTTAAGGCAGTCCATTTCGAAGTCGTTCCGAACCTAACGTCGTCTGCGTGTATAAATGCGATCAAACGGTTCGTGGGTCGCCGCGGTCGGTTACTCGAATTGCATTGCGACAATGCAACAACCTTCGTCGGCGCTAACTCCGAAATGAAAGCAATTCGTCAGCAGTACCTGCAGCAGTTCCGCACGAATCAATGGGACAACTATTGTCTTGATTCGGGCATCTCGTTCCACTTCATTCCGGCTAGATCCCCACATTTTAGTGGACTGTGGGAGGCGGGGGTGAAGTCATTCAAATACCATTTTCGTCGCATATTCGGAGGACGATCGTACACCTACGATGAGTTCTCGACAGCTGTAGGCCAAATAGAAGGTACCCTCAACTCTCGGCCTCTCATTCCCCTCACAGACCACCCCGACGACCTTGAAGTGATGACGCCAGGGCATTTCATCATTGAGGAACCGTTGTTCTCAATCCCCGAGCCCGAAATAGCAGAACCG CGCTGGTCCAGAGATTACGTTAGCCAACTTCAACAGCGATCCAAATGGCGACAGGCGGTCAAAAATGTCGACGTGGGAAATCTCGTCCTTCTACGACACGACAATCTACCCACGTACCAATGGAACCTCGGCCGAGTAGACGAAACGATCAAAGGCGAAGATGGGCTGGTGCGCGTAGTGCTGGTCCGAACTGCGCGTGGTGTGTTCCGCCGAGCTGTTACCGAAATCTGCGTGCTGCCGGTCGATACTGCTGACGGTGACGACATCGATGCTGACGAAGCTGGAGACCAAGGAGGTGCTGCTGTTCAAGAAGGTTGA
- the LOC129741101 gene encoding uncharacterized protein LOC129741101, translated as MAPSKKVVKKNTLPLETLIRRRNNILGSAKLIQEFDSNYVVEQANQVPVRIERLDELWDRFESVQEEIELMEGEEEVFAESRQTFQTLYYELKASLNSKIQRSASPVLSRRIPESVVPPVNPTLSVKLPELKLPEFHGNPEEWIEFRDLFKSVIHTNNLISPVQKLHYLRGSLKGEASRIISSIAISADNYAIAWKAICDRYENKNFLIKRHMSAILKIPSIRRESAVGLAELADEFNRHVGILDKLEQSSEHWNSFLVEHLSTLLDIKSLMEWETQCQEQESPTYSQLYEFIHKRSRMLQKCKVLTNTNTSVQMKNTRGKSSASHVVSDNVVKCLSCKQAHQLSQCPTFLKLTPNSRLDFIKTHRLCINCLRSGHLAKDCRSSVCRSCAKKHHTLLHLPPRNFNGTTSEEVSESETPQTCIAVSTAVTTNTSSAQSFSVSRAPPVVRSCPSNSSSPVTHTRSSGEPSFGLLSRSGEQVVECPPLASQQYSSSFENEPPSPQEQPTSLTQVTSPENATIFLSTALVRILDRHGNYHLARALLDSGSQSNFISESLCQRLDLKRNKINLPICGIGQATVNVHYKVHAKITSRFNQTEFTLDCLVLPKLTVCLPSLNVNISDWKIPRNISLADPKFNITHGIDLLIGTELFFLLLESHQILLGEGLPLLQRTVLGYVVSGKSIFPIREHIDMQHRHNAATGLKRTTRTILAKALTADEKEVETHFEKTFSRSADGRYVVRLPLREELVPLLGDSYSTAVRRFLLLEKRLSADQQLREDYEKFMQEYVMLGHMEVCRRVAGPQFFLPHHAVRRPDNTTTKTRVVFDASCKASGQLSLNDVLHTGPTVQAALLSTVVNFRKPKYVFTADIEKMFRQVWVHPDDRKYQQIIWRKDPSLPLQVYQLKTVTYGLASSPYHAARVLNQLAADYHHDHPLASSIIKHRTYVDDT; from the coding sequence ATGGCTCCGTCAAAGAAAGTCGTGAAAAAGAATACGTTGCCATTAGAAACGCTGATTCGCagaagaaataatattttgggATCTGCTAAATTGATCCAGGAGTTTGACTCCAATTACGTTGTGGAACAAGCAAATCAAGTTCCAGTGCGAATCGAGCGTTTGGATGAGCTATGGGATCGCTTCGAAAGCGTCCAAGAAGAAATCGAGCTAATGGAAGGTGAAGAAGAAGTGTTCGCAGAATCTCGACAAACATTTCAGACTCTGTACTATGAGCTGAAAGCCTCGctaaatagtaaaattcagAGATCTGCATCACCTGTCCTTAGCCGAAGAATTCCCGAAAGTGTTGTGCCCCCTGTGAACCCCACTCTTTCCGTGAAACTTCCTGAACTGAAACTCCCTGAATTCCACGGGAATCCCGAAGAATGGATCGAATTCAGAGATCTTTTCAAATCCGTGATTCATACgaacaatttgatctctcctgTGCAGAAATTGCACTATTTGCGTGGTTCCTTGAAGGGTGAAGCCTCTCGTATCATTTCCTCAATCGCGATCTCTGCCGACAATTACGCGATTGCGTGGAAAGCTATTTGTGATCGATACGAGAACAAAAACTTTCTCATCAAGCGTCATATGTCAGCCATTTTGAAAATCCCCTCAATTAGGCGGGAATCTGCCGTTGGGTTGGCTGAATTAGCTGATGAGTTCAACCGACACGTGGGAATTCTCGATAAGCTGGAGCAGTCTAGTGAACACTGGAACTCATTCCTCGTTGAGCATTTGAGTACCTTACTCGATATAAAGTCCCTTATGGAGTGGGAAACACAGTGCCAAGAACAGGAATCTCCCACTTACTCCCAGTTGTATGAGTTCATCCATAAGAGGTCTCGAATGCTCCAAAAGTGTAAAGTGTTAACCAACACGAACACAAGTGTGCAAATGAAGAACACTAGAGGAAAATCCTCTGCATCTCATGTCGTGTCGGATAATGTTGTGAAGTGCCTAAGTTGTAAGCAGGCACATCAACTCTCGCAGTGCCCCACTTTTCTCAAGCTTACTCCGAACTCTCGTCTAGACTTTATAAAAACCCATCGTCTTTGTATCAATTGCTTGAGAAGTGGGCACTTAGCGAAAGACTGTCGCAGTAGTGTGTGTAGAAGTTGTGCCAAGAAACATCATACATTGCTTCATCTCCCTCCTCGAAACTTTAATGGCACAACTTCTGAAGAAGTAAGTGAAAGTGAGACTCCACAAACCTGCATAGCTGTGTCGACTGCTGTGACTACCAACACGTCATCAGCACAATCGTTCTCGGTATCGCGAGCACCGCCGGTGGTGCGATCGTGTCCGTCAAATTCGTCGTCGCCGGTTACCCACACCCGATCGAGTGGTGAACCGTCGTTTGGGTTGCTCTCACGGTCGGGAGAGCAGGTTGTCGAATGCCCTCCTCTCGCGTCGCAGCAATATTCGTCGTCATTCGAAAATGAACCACCTTCCCCCCAAGAACAGCCCACATCACTCACACAAGTCACTTCTCCGGAAAATGCCACTATATTCCTATCTACCGCTCTGGTGCGAATATTGGATCGCCACGGTAATTATCATCTCGCACGCGCTTTGCTCGATAGTGGATcgcaatcaaattttatatccGAATCGTTATGCCAACGTTTGGATTTGAAGCGCAACAAAATCAACTTACCCATCTGCGGTATCGGACAAGCAACAGTTAATGTCCATTACAAAGTGCATGCAAAAATCACTTCTCGCTTCAATCAAACCGAATTTACACTCGACTGTCTCGTTTTACCCAAACTAACGGTTTGTTTGCCCAGTCTGAACGTTAATATTTCTGACTGGAAAATTCCTCGCAACATTTCTCTTGCTGATCCGAAATTCAATATTACCCACGGAATCGATCTATTAATTGGCACTGAACTGTTCTTCTTGCTTCTCGAATCACACCAAATCCTCCTTGGCGAAGGACTGCCATTGTTACAGCGCACAGTTCTGGGGTATGTAGTGTCCGGAAAATCAATTTTCCCAATCCGTGAACACATCGATATGCAACACCGCCATAATGCAGCCACCGGACTTAAACGAACAACTCGAACGATTTTGGCAAAAGCGTTAACCGCGGATGAAAAGGAGGTAGAAACGCACTTcgaaaaaacgttttcgcgGAGTGCCGACGGTCGATATGTGGTTCGACTACCTCTTCGCGAAGAACTAGTTCCATTGTTGGGTGACTCATACAGCACAGCTGTTCGTCGTTTTCTGCTATTGGAGAAGAGGCTGTCAGCTGATCAGCAATTGCGAGAAGATTACGAGAAGTTTATGCAGGAGTATGTGATGTTGGGCCATATGGAAGTGTGCCGTCGCGTCGCGGGCCCGCAGTTCTTTCTTCCGCACCATGCAGTGCGACGCCCTGATAATACCACCACCAAAACACGAGTCGTGTTCGATGCCAGCTGCAAGGCATCGGGTCAGCTGTCCCTGAACGACGTTCTCCACACAGGCCCGACGGTACAAGCGGCTCTTCTATCTACAGTTGTAAACTTTCGAAAGCCGAAGTATGTCTTTACAGCAGACatagaaaaaatgtttcgccaagTATGGGTGCATCCAGACGATCGAAAATATCAACAGATCATTTGGCGAAAAGATCCCTCCTTACCCCTCCAAGTCTACCAACTCAAGACTGTAACATACGGTCTAGCCAGTTCACCGTATCATGCTGCGCGCGTACTCAACCAGCTTGCCGCCGATTATCATCATGATCACCCCCTCGCCTCCTCAATTATCAAGCATCGAACGTACGTGGATGATACATAA